CGATGGAGTTCACCCTCAGCGAGCGGGAGAAGGGACTCAGAAACTGGGAAACAGCCGCCCAGTATCAGATGTATCACGCCATCGCGCTGATCGCGCTCGGGCTCTATGCCTCGAAATTCCCGGGCCTCTTGCCCACCCTCGCTGGTTATTCTTTTTTCTTCGGACAGCTGATCTTCAGTGGCTTGCTCTACGCCCTGGTCCTTTCCAAGGTCACGATCTTGGGGGCCATTGTGCCGATTGGTGGCACGCTGATGATTGTCGGCTGGGTGCTGTTTGGCATCGCGGCCTGGCGCAACACCGAAGTGGCGACGACGCAGCCGCTGTCGAGCAAGCCCGAAGTGCCGCCGAAGGAAGAACTCGCTCCGTCGGAAGCGACCGCGTAGAAGCGTGGCCCGAGTGATGTGTTGTCCTCGCCGCCAACCGAATAGACAGCGGCGCGGCCCAAGATTGCTTCGCGCGGCAGGGGAGCTTAGGCTGTTGCGTAGCTGCGAACTCGTTTCGCACGTTCCTTCCTTACTCTCCCACCCCCCTCGATGGATATCGGAGTTCTGCCATGAAGTGGATGATTGGTTGTCTCTCGCTCGCGCTGGTGAGCCTGTTTGTCTCGCTGAATTACGCTGCAGAAGAGATCAAAGTGGGGGACGATGCTCCCGATTTTGAAATGGTGGGGAGCGACGGCAAAACCTACAAGCTCTCCGATTTCAAGGGAAAGCAGGCAGTAGTTGTCGCCTGGTATCCACGCGCCTTCACCGGCGGCTGCACGAAGGAATGCGAGAGCTTTAAGAAAGAAGGGGCGTCGATTCGCGAGTACAACGTCGCTTACTTCACCGCCAGCTGCGATCCTGCCGACAAGAACAAAGCGTTTGCCGAATCGCTGTCGGTCGACTATCCCATTCTGAGCGATCCCGATGGAAGTGTGGCCACGAAGTACGGCATCTTCAATGCCGAACGTAAGGCGGCTGCTCGCTGGACGTTCTACGTCGGCGAGAATGGCAAGATTCTCCACATCGACAAGACGGTGAAGACCACCTCGCATGGTAGCGACGTCGCTGCGAAGCTTGGCGAACTGGGTGTAGCGAAGAAAAAATAAGGCTGCTTAGCCCGCTGTGTTTTCTTGCTGCGACCTCGCCTCGGATGTGCGAGGTCGCCATTAATCGGCGGCTGTTTCTGTGGGCAATAGAGCGATGAAATCGGCCTCGCTCAGGATTTTGACCCCGAGCGATTCGGCTTTCGCGAGTTTGCTCCCTGCTTCTGCACCGGCAAGCAGGTAGTCGGTTTTCTTCGAGACGCTCGAGCTGGCTTTGCCACCATGTTTTTCGATGAGGTCTTCGACTTCGTCGCGCGAGAATTTGCTGAGCGTGCCGGTGACGACAAACGTCTTTCCCGCGAAAATTCCTTCGCCCGTGGGGATCGCCGATTTCGGCTCTTGGGTATTGAGCCCGAGCGCGACGAGGTCGTCGATGGTGGTTTTGCCGTAGTCGCTGTGGAGGAACTCGTAGACACTGGCGGCGGTGATCTCGCCAACTTCGCTAACGCGCGAAAGATCCTCCAGCGTGGCCTGGCGGATCGCATCGAGGGTGCCGAAGTGCCGCGCAAGGACCTGTGAGCCATTCGAGCCGATGTGGCGAATCGACAGGCCGTTGAGCAGCCGACTGAGAGGGCGCGATTTGCTCGCCACAATCCCTTCGAGAAGTTTCGTTGCGCTCTTTTCTCCCATACGCTCGAGACTCGTGAGTTTGTCGAGCGTCAGACGGTAGAGATCGCCGTAGCAAGTCACCAGTTTGCTGGCGACGAGTTGATCGACCAGTTTGTCGCCGAGCCCTTCGATATCCATAGCGCCACGCGTGGCAAAGAAACGAAGTTTCTCGCGCAGCTGGGCGGGGCAGCTCGGATTGGTGCAGCGAATGTAAACGCCACCTTCGTCTTTGGCGACGTCGCTGCCACACACGGGACAGTGCGTGGGAAACTGAAACACCGGCAGATCGGTAGTGCGCTCGGCAGCTTCCACGCGCACGATGTGTGGGATGATCTTGCCCGCTTTTTCGACCACCACAATGTCGCCAATGCGGATGTCTTTGCGAACAATCTCGTCGGCATTGTGCAGACTGGCTCGGCTGACAGTTGTGCCGGCGAGTTGCACCGGCTCGAGTTCGGCAACAGGAGTGATCGCCCCTGTTTTGCCGACTTGCACAGAGATCCCCAGCAGCTTGGTCGTCGCTTCGTATTTCTCGAACTTGTAGGCAATCACCCAGCGCGGACTCTTACTCCGCTGACCCAGTTTCGCACGCTGATCGAAACGGTTGACCTTCAGCACCAGACCATCGACTTCGAAATCGAGCTCGTGCAAACGTTCGGGAATCTCTTCACAGTATTTCACCGCTTCGCTGAACGTCGCAAAGCATTTGCAGTGAGGAGTCGGGGGGAGTCCCAGCGAACTTACTTGCTCGAGAAACTGCATATGATTCTCGGCTGTCATGCCCTCGCAAACCCCAACGCCATGCACCAGCATGCGCAGCTTACGCTCGGCACAGAGTTTGGGATCGAGCAAACGAATCGTTCCCGAGGCGACATTGCGTGTGTTGGCATACAGTTCTTTGCCAAGCTCTTGCTGCCGCTTGTTGAGCAGCACCAGATCGCTGTTGGTCATGTAGACTTCGCCGCGCACTTCGAGAACGGCTGGGATCTTGTCGCCATAGAGTCGCAGCGGCACATCGGCGATGGTTCGTACGTTGTGAGTGACGTCGTCTCCCACTTCGCCGTTGCCGCGCGTGAGCGCCTGCACTAGCAAACCATTTTCGTAGCGCACGGAAATCGCCACGCCATCGACTTTCAGCTCGACCACCCACTCGACAGCTTCCCCGTCGAGCGACTTCGAAGTCCGCTCGGCAAACTTTTGCAGATCTTCGACCGTGTAGGAGTTTTCGATCGACAGCATCGGTGCCCGATGCGCCACTTGCACGAGCCCTTCCATCGGCTCTTCACCGACACGCTGCGTGGGGCTGTCAGGAGTCACAAGCTCGGGGAAACTCGCCTCGATCGTGGTCAAATCTTGCATCAGGCGGTCGTACTCGAGATCCGAAATCTCGGGCTGAGCACGAACATAATATAAGTAGTCGTGCCGACGAATCGCTTCGCGCAGCGCTTGCAAACGCTCGAGAATTTCAGGAGTGACGCCAGACATGCTTGGTGCTCGAAGTGGAGTAGGCTGCGGCTGAAAATGGAGGAATTCGCGAGATTGTTAAATAGTGTACAAGTGTCACTTTTGTGTGTCAATGAGCCAGCGCGATTCGAGCAGCTCGATATCGTCGACTTCAAACGGAATCTTGGCGTCGCTGCGAATCTGGATCTCGGTCCCGCCAGGTCGCCCGCGCGCGATCAGCAAAAAGTTGATCGGCACCGTCTCCCAGACGTTGGCCTGCGCCAAAGGGCGATCGATCACCGCCACACGATAGCCGGTGTCGTCGCAGAGTAAAATAGTGACCGCTTGAGGCTGGCTTGTTCGAAGGCGAACCCGCAGCGAAGGATGCACGGGGCTGTTGAGTGGCACGGCGATGCCAAAGAAGTTGCTCTCGTCGTGATGAATCGCGGGCCAAGTGGGTGGATTGCCCCACGCCCATTTGCGATACGCACGTCCGAGCAAGGCGATGGTCATCGAGGTCAGGATTGAGAGCGAGAAAATCAAGACCACCCACACCACCACACTGCCGATCGCCAGCGGAACAATTTGGGAGAGCAAGATCGGTTCGTCCGCTTCCTCGCGAAACGTTGCTTCCTGCGACGATTCCAGCGCGCAGTAGGTGATCGCCACCGCAGCCATGGCGAGCACGAACGGTGCTACCAAGCGGGCCAGTCGTGTGTAGCCACTCCGTCGCATCGCGCGCACAGCAGCAGCGCGATACTGCTCGAAATTCACTAGTTCCGTAGGTCCCGTTGGCAAATAGCCCAGTTCGTCCATTTGCTCGACTGAGGCAGTCAGCTCGAACACGAGTGAACCGAGATTTTCGCGAAGTCGTGCTAGAAAACCTTGTCCCCCTGGAGATTGTTTGTCAGCTTGTTGCTGCAGCGGATTGGTCGCAACCGGAAGCACGCTGTGTGTCGACGCATAAGGGTTGCTGAGCGACGTCGCCTCGACTTCCACATCTGCGCCGAGCAGTTCGGGCTTTTCGCGCATCCACGCTTGGTCGGTGCTCGTGTCGGGCTCGGTCGGCTCGGCCACAATCAGCGTGAGGGGATCGGGCTCGCGCGGCTGAAACGGATCGGCATGACAGGCTGGGCAGCGATCGGACGCTAAGGCTTGCTGGGCATCGCTCAGATAAAACTGCTCACTACAACGAAAGCAGTAGAACGGCAGGGCGTTGCGTAGACCAAAAAGGGACAGCGCACCACCGGCAATTCCGAAGACGATCAGCAGCACCGGCATGCCACCGAGCGCGTCGATAGCGTACTGGGTGATTCCGATTACGCCGCAGGCAAGAAAGAATGCCGACAGCGAAATGCCCACCACCGATTCGCGACGCTTCATGCGCACTAGCACGGTGAGTTGCTGTTTCGGCTGCATTGCCCCGGAGCCTCTCGAGGAAAGGGAAAGCCGCTACGTCGCAGCAGGGGGCTCCGTCGGTTTCGTCGAGTCGCTCGTCGGCTTGCCTTCCCCGGTCAATTTGCCTTCCCCGGTCCAGTAGTCGTCGGTTCCGATCGCAAGGAACGTCAGCACTGTCAGCAGCCCTAGTTCCACCATGATGACTTGCGTGCCATAGCTCGACATGAAGTTAATCATCCCCGACTCGGTCGGTCGACGTGGATCGGCATTGCGTACGGTCATCGTGAAATAGGCACACGCGGTGATGGCAAACAGCACACCCACCACCAGCAAGGCTGCGTAAAACGGATTCGAACGTTTTTTCAGGGACATCGCGGCGGCCTATCGACGGGAAAATCGTGACACAAACTCGAGCACATCGCTTTCGGCTCTCCTCGATTCTAGCAAGCTGCTGCCATCAGCGCCACCAAGGTCCCCTGCCCAAATGCCAGGACAGCTGGTGGTTGCTTGACCCTGGCGATATACTAACGAGTTCGTTTCCTGCGGAAATTCTGGGCTAGAGCGACAGCAAGAGAGGCCGCCTCGAGGGGTGGCAAAAACGCAAAGGAATTCGGTTTGAACGAGCCGGCGAGCGAGCCAATAGACGATCCTTCGACGGGCGATCGGTCGATCGAACTGCGCGGTGTGGAAGTTCACAACTTGCGCATGGTCGACCTCGATGTCCCCCTCGGGAAACTCGTCGTATTTTGCGGTGTGAGCGGGAGCGGAAAAACCAGCCTCGCGCTCGATACACTCTATGCCGAAGGCCAGCGCCGCTACCTCGAAAGTTTTTCGGTCTATACCCGTCAGTTCCTGCAGAAGCTCGAAAAGCCCGACGTCGAGCGGATCGATAATCTGCCAGCGGCCATCGCGGTCTCGCACGACGATGCTGCCCGCTCGAGTCGCTCCACCATCGGCACCGCCACCGAAACACTCGACTACTTGCGGCTCTTAATGGCCAAAGTGGCCGAGCTCACTTGCCACGGCTGTGGCAAATCGATTCGTAAAGCATCCGCCTCGACCATCGCCGCTGAAGTGCAGTCGCTCGATCCCTCGACCAAGCTAATGCTCGGTTTTTTTGAGCCGGTCCCCGAAGGAATCGCTCTCGAAACCCTCGCGGCCTCGCTTCGTGGTCGCGGCTTCTCGCGCGGCGTGGTGGGCGAGACGAGTTTCATGCTCGATACGATTCCGAGCGAGATGGTCAGCTCCAGCGCGAGTGAACTTGGCGTGATCGTCGATCGCATCACACCGACTGTGGCTCAGCAGCGTTTGCTCGATTCGCTTGAAACGTCCCTCACCAGTGGCGGCGGCGCCTGTGTTCTGTGGCGCGCCGTGCGCGACGACGAAACCAGCACGCCCGATGTCGTGGTGATCGACGGTCAGCGCTGGCAGCGGCTCGATTACTCTCAGCGTTTGCAGTGCCGCGCGTGCCAAATCGTCTACAGCGATCCCACGCCGCAGCTCTTCAGCTTCAACAGCCCGCTGGGGGCCTGCAATGTGTGCGAAGGTTTTGGCAGCACGATCGACCTCGACGACGCACTGATTGTTCCCGATCGCTCGAAATCGATTCGCGAAGGGGCCATTGCCCCCTGGAATTCCCCCGCCTATTTGCACGAACTGCAAGAACTGCTGGCCCTGGCACCCGACTACAAATTGCCGGTCGATGTGCCGTACAGCGAGCTCACCGAAAAGCATAAGCAGCTGATTCGCGAAGGTG
This window of the Pirellula staleyi DSM 6068 genome carries:
- a CDS encoding DUF423 domain-containing protein, which produces MAGAKTWLVMGAFVGAMAVAFGAFGAHSLPQFFEAMEFTLSEREKGLRNWETAAQYQMYHAIALIALGLYASKFPGLLPTLAGYSFFFGQLIFSGLLYALVLSKVTILGAIVPIGGTLMIVGWVLFGIAAWRNTEVATTQPLSSKPEVPPKEELAPSEATA
- a CDS encoding redoxin domain-containing protein, with the translated sequence MKWMIGCLSLALVSLFVSLNYAAEEIKVGDDAPDFEMVGSDGKTYKLSDFKGKQAVVVAWYPRAFTGGCTKECESFKKEGASIREYNVAYFTASCDPADKNKAFAESLSVDYPILSDPDGSVATKYGIFNAERKAAARWTFYVGENGKILHIDKTVKTTSHGSDVAAKLGELGVAKKK
- the ligA gene encoding NAD-dependent DNA ligase LigA, with the translated sequence MSGVTPEILERLQALREAIRRHDYLYYVRAQPEISDLEYDRLMQDLTTIEASFPELVTPDSPTQRVGEEPMEGLVQVAHRAPMLSIENSYTVEDLQKFAERTSKSLDGEAVEWVVELKVDGVAISVRYENGLLVQALTRGNGEVGDDVTHNVRTIADVPLRLYGDKIPAVLEVRGEVYMTNSDLVLLNKRQQELGKELYANTRNVASGTIRLLDPKLCAERKLRMLVHGVGVCEGMTAENHMQFLEQVSSLGLPPTPHCKCFATFSEAVKYCEEIPERLHELDFEVDGLVLKVNRFDQRAKLGQRSKSPRWVIAYKFEKYEATTKLLGISVQVGKTGAITPVAELEPVQLAGTTVSRASLHNADEIVRKDIRIGDIVVVEKAGKIIPHIVRVEAAERTTDLPVFQFPTHCPVCGSDVAKDEGGVYIRCTNPSCPAQLREKLRFFATRGAMDIEGLGDKLVDQLVASKLVTCYGDLYRLTLDKLTSLERMGEKSATKLLEGIVASKSRPLSRLLNGLSIRHIGSNGSQVLARHFGTLDAIRQATLEDLSRVSEVGEITAASVYEFLHSDYGKTTIDDLVALGLNTQEPKSAIPTGEGIFAGKTFVVTGTLSKFSRDEVEDLIEKHGGKASSSVSKKTDYLLAGAEAGSKLAKAESLGVKILSEADFIALLPTETAAD